A genomic segment from Colletotrichum higginsianum IMI 349063 chromosome 5, whole genome shotgun sequence encodes:
- a CDS encoding Duf775 domain protein gives MSGPLFGIVPAGQPLLTDPTSAPSETSFLYSISAARPFSHVTVMLLPGVVLPTDTAAAIYFATAADVAAAAATGQTPNFKFLGGIGTGKESATFKINAGGNSNNCGADLNNGSVMIGVSVEPAESVFSRIQELSVNRSSQSGAASQPSTQLLAQNIIKNAFNFLASFSGTAGPGGVEVVPLKAFEEWWKKFESRVRSDPSFLERPQD, from the coding sequence ATGTCTGGTCCTCTTTTCGGCATCGTTCCGGCCGGTCAGCCTCTGCTGACGGACCCAACATCGGCGCCCTCAGAAACCTCATTCCTCTACTCCATATCCGCTGCCCGGCCCTTCTCTCACGTCACAgtgatgctgctgccgggCGTCGTCCTGCCCACGGACACCGCTGCAGCCATCTATTTCGCAACAGCTGccgatgtcgccgccgccgctgccacaGGCCAGACGCCAAACTTCAAATTCCTTGGCGGTATAGGGACGGGTAAAGAAAGTGCCACCTTCAAGATCAATGCTGGGGGCAACTCCAACAATTGTGGCGCGGATCTCAATAACGGGAGTGTCATGATTGGCGTCTCCGTCGAGCCGGCCGAGTCAGTATTCTCGCGCATCCAAGAGCTCTCGGTGAACCGGTCATCGCAGTCAGGGGCTGCTTCCCAGCCGTCGACGCAGCTCTTGGCGCAGAACATCATCAAGAATGCCTTTAATTTCCTTGCGAGTTTCAGTGGCACGGCCGGCCctggcggcgtcgaagtTGTGCCGTTGAAAGCGTTCGAGGAGTGGTGGAAGAAGTTCGAGAGCCGTGTCAGATCCGATCCCAGTTTTCTCGAAAGACCGCAGGATTGA
- a CDS encoding Paxneb protein gives MSFRKKNVVLGSSARGPAREPTTPKQEVLPPAGVRSSPLDGRPTTSTGTASLDQLLAGYAGLPLGSSLLVEESGTTDFAGVLLRYYAAEGLVQGHQVHVLGPSEAWKGELPGLGKASGSRRSKPVSGSGEKMKIAWRYEGLGNDADQEVNSDPKNTSEAFCHTFDLGKRLQPSDVKGELHATPSMAVMGWVQPQGSVSSSPLDTFIANVSTKLEASPPGIIHRILVPSLLSPALYGSSVCRPADALQFLHKLRALLRQHCGRLTAIISLSTSLFPRSTGFTRWMELLCDGTFEMLPLPRKVHMQPNTKSEDVVQGMLKVHSLPVYNERGGGLEGHSSRENLSFRLSSSSGLIFKPFVLPPLLGEEEDKGAKDERKRGEKLDF, from the exons ATGTCGTTCAGGAAGAAGAACGTCGTTCTTGGCTCATCCGCTAGAGGCCCGGCAAGAGAACCGACTACCCCCAAACAGGAAGTACTGCCTCCGGCGGGAGTCCGATCGTCGCCTCTCGATGGCCGACCTACGACATCGACAGGGACAGCATCTCTCGACCAACTTCTGGCAGGATACGCAGGCCTGCCACTCGGGTCCAGTCTGCTTGTCGAGGAGTCCGGGACGACTGACTTTGCAGGTGTTCTTCTCAGATATTATGCCGCAGAGGGTCTCGTACAGGGCCATCAAGTACATGTACTTGGACCGAGCGAGGCATGGAAAGGCGAGCTTCCCGGTCTTGGGAAGGCTAGTggctcaagaagaagcaagcCAGTCTCGGGATCGGGAGAGAAAATGAAGATTGCGTGGAGATATGAAGGCCTGGGGAATGATGCGGACCAAG AGGTGAACAGCGATCCCAAGAATACTTCTGAAGCCTTTTGCCACACATTCGACCTCGGGAAGCGCTTGCAACCCAGTGATGTCAAGGGCGAACTCCATGCTACGCCGTCAATGGCCGTCATGGGCTGGGTACAACCCCAAGGATCGGTTAGCTCGTCGCCTTTAGATACTTTCATTGCCAATGTCTCAACGAAGCTGGAAGCGTCGCCGCCTGGGATCATCCATCGGATCTTGGTCCCCAGTCTTCTATCGCCCGCGCTGTATGGCTCGTCAGTTTGCCGGCCGGCAGATGCACTTCAGTTCTTGCACAAGTTGCGAGCGCTATTGCGCCAGCATTGCGGAAGGCTAACTGCCATAATATCGCTTTCGACGTCCCTGTTTCCACGGTCCACTGGCTTCACGAGATGGATGGAGCTCCTGTGCGACGGAACGTTCGAAATGCTCCCTTTGCCACGGAAGGTACACATGCAGCCGAATACCAAGTCGGAAGATGTGGTGCAGGGCATGTTGAAGGTACACAGCCTTCCGGTCTATAacgagagagggggaggcTTGGAAGGACACTCGTCTCGGGAAAATCTGTCGTTCAGGTTGAGTAGCTCGAGCGGCCTCATCTTCAAGCCATTTGTATTGCCTCCATTGCTTGGTGAAGAGGAAGATAAGGGGGCGAAGGatgagagaaagaggggagagaaacTGGACTTTTGA
- a CDS encoding NUDIX domain-containing protein — MLRTLLPLHIHQAVVRIARRNYLHKMKTFSNIELIDQVDSYPYEQDNAQPTETPGSVYTLVWNDSEGEVPIGYVLPRVVEKLLEAPGNLKGEIQVNSEKRTVRAFQGPTLDSRSNIAADLSSYWRTNDTFPILRGWRDELWPVYGRHGELLFDIERAASGLFGVTRYGVHMTGFVRCPDASHGIKIWVPRRSPTKSTFPGMLDNTVAGGLMTGEDPFECVIREADEEASLPEQVVRHQAKHVGGVTYIYITEAEAGEEGLIYPEVQWIYDLELPDDVVPQPKDGEVAEFSLCTVEEVQEGLVNGKWKPNCALVILDFFIRHGILTRANEPEYDHIVRRIHRRLPFPGPHNQDPSLGAIDG, encoded by the exons ATGTTACGAACGCTTTTACCACTCCACATACACCAAGCAGTCGTCCGAATTGCGAGAAGAAATTACCTCCACAAGATGAAGACTTTTTCCAACATTGAGCTCATCGACCAAGTAGACTC GTACCCATATGAGCAGGACAATGCGCAGCCTACTGAGACTCCTGGATCTGTCTACACCCTCGTCTGGAATGATTCGGAGGGCGAGGTGCCTATCGGGTATGTCTTGCCAAGGGTGGTGGAAAAGCTGCTCGAGGCACCCGGCAACTTAAAGGGCGAGATCCAGGTCAACTCAGAGAAGCGTACCGTTCGCGCCTTTCAAGGACCGACATTAGATAGTCGCAGCAATATCGCGGCAGATCTGTCCAGCTATTGGAGAACCAACGACACCTTCCCCATCCTCCGGGGCTGGCGCGACGAGCTGTGGCCTGTCTACGGCCGCCATGGCGAGCTTCTCTTCGATATTGAGAGGGCCGCCTCCGGATTGTTTGGCGTCACGAGATACGGCGTTCACATGACGGGCTTTGTGCGTTGTCCAGATGCGAGTCACGGTATCAAAATTTGGGTTCCGCGTCGCTCCCCAACCAAGTCGACGTTCCCCGGAATGCTGGACAACACGGTGGCTGGTGGGCTGATGACAGGTGAAGACCCATTCGAGTGCGTAATCCGCGAGGCAGACGAGGAAGCTAGCCTACCGGAGCAGGTGGTTCGCCACCAGGCCAAGCATGTCGGCGGCGTAACGTACATTTATATCACCGAGGCAGAGGCAGGTGAGGAGGGGCTCATCTATCCCGAAGTTCAATGGATTTATGATCTCGAGCTACCCGACGACGTTGTGCCGCAGCCAaaggacggcgaggttgCTGAGTTCAGCCTCTGCACTGTCGAGGAAGTCCAGGAGGGGTTGGTCAACGGAAAGTGGAAGCCCAACTGTGCGCTGGTCATTCTCGACTTTTTTATCCGTCACGGCATCCTGACCAGAGCCAATGAACCTGAATACGATCATATCGTACGAAGAATCCACCGAAGACTTCCCTTCCCTGGGCCGCATAACCAGGACCCATCTTTAGGGGCCATCGACGGCTGA
- a CDS encoding RNA polymerase Rpb8 encodes MSGSGDVTLFEESFTVTNYDQSKYDRVARISATSTDNQTLMTLDINIELFPASVSDSLHVVLATSLAHDGSKDDEKGWRDVTKGNQDREPTLADMFDYVCYGKIYKFEDADDGQTIKAYVSFGGLLMSLEGPYKKLTPLRVDYVYLLIKK; translated from the exons ATgtccggcagcggcgatgTGACCCTCTTCGAAGAGTCCTTTACTGTTACCAACTACGATCAGTCCAAGTACGATCGAGTTGCCCGAATCTCCGCTACTTCGACAGACAACCAGACTCTCATGACCCTTGACATCAACATCGAGCTATTCCCTGCTTCCGTTTCTGACAGTCTTCACGTGGTCTTGGCTACTTCCCTAGCCCACGACGGGagcaaggacgacgagaagggaTGGAGGGACGTCACTAAAGGGAACCAAGACCGGGAGCCCACGCTCGCCGACATGTTTGACTACGTCTGCTACGGAAAGATTTACAAGTtcgaggatgccgatgatggccagACCAT CAAGGCCTACGTCTCCTTTGGCGGTCTCTTAATGTCACTCGAGGGCCCCTACAAAAAGCTTACTCCCCTGAGAGTCGACTACGTCTATCTGTTGATCAAGAAATGA